One window of the Ureibacillus sp. FSL W7-1570 genome contains the following:
- the tsaE gene encoding tRNA (adenosine(37)-N6)-threonylcarbamoyltransferase complex ATPase subunit type 1 TsaE: protein MYEKEVHSLEETNQLAIRLANLLEPGDNITFEGDLGAGKTTFVQALAKGLGISRTVNSPTFTIMKQYEGRLPLNHLDVYRLENSDEDLGWEEIFYGDAVTVVEWAHLIEDHLPEERLEIEIQRLDENKRKFIFRPIGNRYERLCEELFQ, encoded by the coding sequence ATGTATGAAAAGGAAGTCCATTCATTAGAAGAAACAAATCAATTAGCCATTCGTCTGGCCAATTTACTTGAGCCTGGAGATAATATTACTTTCGAAGGAGATTTAGGGGCTGGAAAAACCACATTTGTTCAAGCATTGGCAAAAGGGCTTGGCATTTCAAGAACGGTAAACAGTCCGACATTTACAATCATGAAACAATATGAAGGAAGATTGCCGCTTAATCACCTGGATGTCTATCGGTTGGAAAACAGCGATGAAGATTTGGGCTGGGAAGAAATATTCTATGGTGATGCGGTTACAGTTGTGGAATGGGCGCATTTAATAGAAGATCATTTGCCGGAAGAACGATTGGAAATTGAAATTCAACGATTGGATGAAAATAAAAGAAAGTTTATATTTAGACCGATTGGAAATCGGTATGAACGGTTATGTGAGGAGTTATTTCAATGA
- a CDS encoding SprT family protein — protein MTDQELQLLVEQMSLEYFGRRFLHKAYFNPRLKTTGGRYLLKSHNIELNRKSYELFGMEELRGIILHELCHYHLHIQGKGYKHRDKDFRNLMAKVGAPRYCSRIEESYRKHKTVHLYECATCHQQYIRKRRMDVRKYRCGICRGPLKKVSEFKKN, from the coding sequence ATGACGGATCAGGAACTTCAACTATTAGTGGAACAAATGTCTTTGGAATACTTTGGGCGCCGTTTTTTACATAAAGCATATTTTAATCCCCGATTGAAAACGACTGGCGGCCGGTATTTGCTGAAAAGCCATAATATTGAATTGAACAGAAAATCATATGAACTCTTTGGCATGGAAGAATTGAGGGGCATCATACTTCATGAACTTTGCCATTATCATCTTCATATTCAAGGAAAAGGGTATAAACACCGGGATAAAGACTTCCGAAATTTAATGGCAAAAGTCGGGGCACCGAGATATTGTTCCAGAATTGAAGAAAGCTATCGGAAACACAAAACGGTGCATCTGTACGAATGTGCAACTTGCCATCAACAATACATACGAAAGCGAAGAATGGATGTCAGAAAATATCGTTGCGGCATTTGCCGAGGGCCATTAAAAAAAGTGAGCGAATTTAAGAAGAATTAA
- a CDS encoding Tex family protein, translating to MDEKQMFQLIAKDTNVKPSQVEAVIKLLEDGNTVPFIARYRKEATGSLDEVQIKSIEERYHYVQQLEQRKEEVIRLIDEQGKLTEELAAEIRAATILQRVEDLYRPYKQKRRTKATVAKERGLEPLADELMKFGMDPIETLASPFMNEEKEILTVEDAINGAKDILAERFSDDAKVRDLLRKLSWREGIITTSVKDGEKDEKKVFEMYYEYEEPVRSIVPHRTLAINRGEKEEVLKVSIHVPLDKALQIMEKEWIPSKSISPSIVPVKEAIEDSYKRLIQPSIEREIRNELTEKAEAQAIHIFSENLRSLLLQPPMRGITVLGVDPAYRTGCKLAVVDETGKLQEVSAIYPHPPVSKVEESKAIVKALLDKYPIDIIAIGNGTASRETEQFIADVLKEVDRDVSYVIVNEAGASVYSASEIAREEFPDLQVEQRSAVSIARRLQDPLSELVKIDPKAVGVGQYQHDVSQKKLAESLSFIVETAVNQVGVDVNTASSSLLQYVSGLSKTVAENIVKMRIENGKFTSRTQLKKVPRLGAKTYEQAIGFLRIPDAKNPFDATGIHPESYEIAEKILELCGLSKNDIGTEKCEQTLSDVNINQLSEQLGVGEITVKDIVDTLMKPMRDPRDEYPQPLLKTDVLKMEDLKAGMELQGTVRNVVDFGAFVDIGVKQDGLVHISKLKKGRVKHPLDVVSLGDIVTVWVEKVEIEKGRIALTMIPPEKQTVGNEEAN from the coding sequence ATGGATGAAAAGCAAATGTTTCAATTGATCGCAAAGGATACGAATGTGAAACCATCCCAAGTGGAGGCGGTCATCAAGCTGTTGGAAGACGGGAACACCGTGCCGTTTATAGCCCGTTATCGTAAAGAAGCAACGGGTTCCCTTGACGAAGTGCAAATTAAATCAATTGAAGAACGGTATCACTACGTACAACAACTGGAGCAAAGAAAAGAAGAGGTCATCCGGTTAATTGATGAACAGGGAAAACTCACGGAAGAACTGGCCGCTGAAATCCGGGCAGCTACAATACTGCAGCGGGTGGAAGACTTATATCGTCCATACAAACAAAAACGCCGCACGAAAGCGACCGTTGCAAAAGAACGGGGGCTTGAACCGTTAGCGGATGAATTGATGAAATTTGGGATGGATCCGATAGAAACTCTGGCAAGTCCATTCATGAACGAAGAAAAAGAAATATTGACGGTGGAGGATGCCATCAATGGAGCCAAAGATATTTTGGCGGAGCGATTCTCTGATGATGCCAAAGTCCGGGATTTACTTAGAAAGCTATCATGGAGGGAAGGGATTATTACTACCTCCGTAAAAGATGGGGAAAAAGATGAGAAGAAAGTATTTGAAATGTATTACGAATACGAAGAACCAGTCAGAAGCATCGTTCCCCATCGAACGCTCGCCATCAATCGGGGAGAAAAAGAAGAAGTGTTGAAAGTGTCCATTCATGTACCATTGGACAAAGCGCTGCAAATCATGGAGAAAGAATGGATTCCATCAAAATCAATCTCCCCTTCAATTGTACCGGTAAAAGAAGCGATTGAAGACAGTTATAAACGGCTCATCCAACCTTCCATCGAGAGGGAAATTCGTAATGAGTTGACAGAAAAGGCAGAGGCTCAAGCAATCCATATTTTTTCAGAGAATTTGAGAAGCTTGCTTTTGCAACCGCCAATGCGCGGCATTACTGTGCTTGGGGTGGACCCTGCTTATCGGACTGGATGCAAATTGGCCGTTGTGGACGAAACCGGGAAATTGCAGGAAGTGTCAGCAATCTATCCGCATCCGCCTGTATCGAAAGTGGAAGAGTCGAAAGCGATAGTAAAGGCGCTGCTAGATAAATATCCCATTGATATCATTGCGATTGGCAATGGTACGGCATCAAGGGAAACCGAACAATTTATTGCAGATGTATTAAAAGAAGTGGATCGGGATGTATCTTATGTCATCGTCAATGAAGCAGGAGCTTCCGTATACTCCGCTTCCGAAATTGCACGGGAAGAGTTTCCGGATTTGCAGGTTGAACAGCGGAGTGCCGTATCCATTGCACGACGTCTTCAAGATCCGCTGTCCGAACTTGTGAAGATTGATCCAAAAGCGGTGGGTGTAGGCCAATATCAGCACGATGTATCCCAAAAGAAACTGGCGGAATCATTGTCATTTATTGTTGAGACGGCCGTAAACCAAGTGGGAGTGGATGTAAATACCGCATCGAGCTCACTATTGCAATATGTATCGGGACTTTCGAAAACAGTGGCGGAGAATATAGTTAAAATGCGCATCGAAAATGGGAAATTTACATCCCGCACCCAGTTGAAGAAAGTGCCAAGACTTGGCGCGAAAACATATGAACAAGCGATCGGGTTCTTGCGCATACCAGACGCCAAAAACCCATTCGATGCAACGGGAATTCACCCGGAAAGTTATGAAATAGCGGAAAAAATTCTTGAACTTTGCGGTTTATCCAAAAATGATATTGGCACCGAGAAATGTGAGCAGACTTTAAGCGACGTTAACATTAATCAGTTAAGCGAGCAATTGGGCGTTGGCGAAATTACGGTAAAAGATATCGTTGATACATTAATGAAGCCGATGAGGGATCCCCGTGATGAGTATCCGCAACCGCTGTTAAAAACAGATGTATTAAAAATGGAAGATTTGAAAGCGGGAATGGAATTGCAAGGAACTGTCAGAAACGTTGTTGACTTTGGAGCTTTTGTTGATATCGGTGTGAAACAGGATGGCCTTGTGCACATTTCAAAATTGAAAAAAGGAAGGGTCAAACATCCCCTTGACGTCGTTTCATTGGGAGACATTGTGACGGTTTGGGTTGAAAAAGTGGAGATCGAAAAAGGAAGGATTGCTCTAACAATGATACCGCCGGAAAAGCAAACCGTTGGAAATGAAGAAGCAAACTAA
- the sigB gene encoding RNA polymerase sigma factor SigB, with the protein MSTRSQSLRPEEEVISDILEYQKNEDEELLTKIVLYYEDLVESIAKKYSYGKSLYDDVYQVGMLGLLGAIKRYDPSLGKKFEAFALPTIIGEIKRFLRDKTWDVHVPRRIKELGPKIKTAVEHLTIKLQHSPSIPEIAEYLGVEVEEVLEAMEIGKNYQALSIDHSIESDTDGSTVTLLDMIGQEDDRYELTNKRIVFSEIINVLSEREKKIIQLTFLEQLSQKEAGEMLGISQMHVSRIQRKAIEKLKSAIATNSSVSI; encoded by the coding sequence ATGTCCACAAGATCCCAATCACTTAGACCTGAAGAAGAAGTCATTTCCGACATCCTTGAATATCAAAAAAACGAAGATGAAGAACTTCTGACAAAGATAGTCCTTTATTATGAAGATTTAGTGGAATCCATTGCTAAAAAATATTCGTACGGAAAATCTCTCTATGATGATGTGTATCAAGTAGGGATGTTAGGGTTATTGGGGGCAATCAAACGCTACGATCCTTCTCTCGGAAAAAAATTTGAGGCTTTTGCCCTCCCTACAATCATAGGTGAAATCAAACGTTTTTTGCGGGATAAAACTTGGGATGTGCACGTTCCACGACGCATAAAAGAACTGGGACCGAAGATCAAAACAGCAGTTGAACATTTGACGATTAAGTTGCAACATTCTCCATCCATACCCGAAATCGCAGAATACTTGGGCGTTGAAGTGGAAGAAGTATTGGAAGCGATGGAAATCGGCAAAAACTATCAAGCTTTATCGATTGATCATTCCATCGAATCGGATACGGACGGAAGCACTGTGACATTATTGGATATGATTGGACAGGAAGATGATCGCTATGAACTGACCAACAAAAGGATTGTCTTTTCCGAAATCATCAATGTATTATCCGAACGGGAGAAGAAAATCATTCAACTCACCTTTTTGGAGCAATTAAGTCAAAAAGAAGCCGGTGAAATGTTGGGAATATCTCAAATGCATGTTTCCCGAATCCAGAGAAAGGCGATTGAAAAATTAAAAAGTGCCATTGCGACAAACAGTAGCGTTTCAATTTGA
- the rsbW gene encoding anti-sigma B factor RsbW, translated as MSAFDYVEIRIPAKPQYVSVIRLTISGLAARLGFLYDEIEDMKIAVSEAVTNVVQHAYQGVDEGEVVIGCALYKDKMEIMVSDYGNGFNFEEIKSKIGPYREDENISSLREGGLGFYLMETLMDEVRVNNEGGVTVFMTKFVAREQVNENVHKIPIT; from the coding sequence ATGAGTGCATTTGACTATGTAGAAATTCGAATACCTGCTAAACCGCAATATGTAAGCGTCATTCGTCTAACAATCTCCGGATTAGCTGCCAGATTAGGTTTTTTGTACGATGAAATAGAAGATATGAAAATCGCGGTGAGCGAAGCGGTCACAAATGTGGTGCAGCACGCCTATCAAGGTGTGGATGAGGGGGAAGTTGTTATCGGATGCGCATTGTACAAGGACAAAATGGAAATTATGGTCTCCGATTACGGCAATGGGTTTAATTTTGAGGAAATTAAATCAAAAATCGGACCATATCGGGAAGATGAAAATATCTCAAGTTTACGCGAAGGTGGACTTGGCTTTTATCTAATGGAAACTTTAATGGACGAGGTGAGAGTGAACAATGAAGGTGGAGTTACTGTTTTCATGACGAAATTTGTCGCAAGAGAGCAGGTGAATGAAAATGTCCACAAGATCCCAATCACTTAG
- a CDS encoding STAS domain-containing protein, with amino-acid sequence MNVNVQFREEENRIYGIIEGEIDTFTAPILRDELDIISIKENMNIELDLSKVTYMDSTGLGVFVAFYKKVLKENANLKLVRLSGRLARLFEITGLSELMDIETDKKVEPANECI; translated from the coding sequence ATGAATGTCAACGTGCAATTTCGGGAAGAGGAAAATAGAATTTATGGAATTATAGAAGGGGAAATTGATACTTTCACGGCTCCTATTTTAAGAGATGAGCTGGATATTATTTCGATCAAGGAAAACATGAACATTGAATTGGACTTATCAAAGGTTACTTATATGGATAGTACAGGATTGGGTGTGTTTGTTGCATTTTATAAGAAGGTATTGAAAGAAAATGCCAATTTAAAGTTGGTACGCCTATCTGGTCGCTTAGCCAGACTTTTTGAAATCACAGGGCTGAGTGAATTAATGGATATTGAAACTGATAAAAAGGTGGAACCTGCAAATGAGTGCATTTGA
- a CDS encoding PP2C family protein-serine/threonine phosphatase, with the protein MKELKVQYEKVLSDYLLNQNESNLYIGQNLVRELMRSNVSPEDLVSIHKQSMENIVPNLPESVSNSFDFLIEVMVHFGLKLKEHQSLLLKQEEIRIEMEIAAKIQNLLLETKIPKPNGLDIGMVSVPVRKMNGDYVHFMHDDGNYFSVAVTDVVGKGVPAALCMSMVKYGLDTLEYANNNPSYVLEVLNRIIEKSVDDSMFVSMFYGRYDLENDIFTFGSAGHEPALYYNSKDQTFSDLDSKGLLLGVLPEIKYSQKDIHLSENDFIILITDGVTEFRNMDNFDSRAYIKRLAKSLSHLSAQEMCNKIFENLNKLHNFQLADDFTIVTIKKY; encoded by the coding sequence TTGAAAGAATTGAAAGTTCAGTACGAAAAAGTGTTGTCAGATTATCTGTTGAATCAAAATGAGAGCAATTTATATATTGGCCAAAATCTGGTGCGGGAATTAATGAGAAGCAATGTTTCACCGGAAGATTTGGTCAGCATTCATAAACAATCGATGGAAAATATCGTTCCAAACCTTCCTGAATCCGTTTCGAATTCTTTCGACTTTTTAATCGAAGTGATGGTTCACTTTGGGCTCAAGCTGAAGGAACACCAAAGTCTATTATTAAAGCAGGAAGAAATCCGGATCGAAATGGAAATAGCGGCAAAAATCCAAAATTTATTGCTTGAAACGAAAATTCCAAAACCAAATGGACTCGATATCGGAATGGTTTCTGTGCCGGTCCGGAAAATGAATGGGGATTATGTCCATTTTATGCATGATGACGGAAACTATTTCAGTGTTGCGGTGACAGATGTGGTTGGAAAAGGTGTGCCGGCAGCACTGTGCATGTCCATGGTGAAATATGGGTTGGATACGTTGGAATATGCAAACAATAACCCATCTTATGTACTTGAAGTGCTGAATCGCATCATCGAAAAAAGTGTCGATGACAGCATGTTTGTATCGATGTTCTATGGCCGGTATGATTTGGAGAACGATATCTTCACTTTTGGTTCAGCCGGCCATGAGCCTGCACTCTACTATAATTCTAAAGATCAAACTTTTTCAGACCTGGATTCCAAAGGATTGTTGCTGGGAGTATTGCCTGAAATCAAGTATTCCCAAAAAGACATTCATCTATCAGAAAACGATTTTATCATTTTGATTACAGATGGGGTGACAGAATTCAGAAATATGGACAATTTTGATTCCCGCGCCTATATCAAAAGGCTGGCGAAATCGTTAAGCCATTTAAGCGCACAGGAAATGTGCAACAAGATATTTGAAAATTTGAATAAATTGCATAATTTTCAATTGGCGGATGATTTTACGATTGTTACTATTAAAAAATATTAA
- a CDS encoding anti-sigma regulatory factor, with product MRDHPTVKIVTELDIVAARRLSRYMAKEIGFGVVDQARIATATSELAKNIYLYATTGEIIVEKIEKDGQKGIAITAIDNGPGIANPHKILEDGYAKSSSQGAGLPGVKRLMDSIQINSEIGKGTVIRIEKWVK from the coding sequence ATGAGAGATCACCCGACAGTAAAGATTGTGACAGAATTAGATATTGTTGCTGCACGTCGATTAAGTCGCTATATGGCGAAAGAGATCGGATTTGGAGTTGTTGATCAGGCGAGAATCGCCACTGCCACCAGTGAATTGGCAAAAAATATATATTTATATGCCACCACAGGCGAAATTATTGTAGAGAAAATAGAGAAAGACGGGCAAAAAGGGATTGCCATAACAGCGATAGATAATGGTCCAGGCATTGCGAATCCCCACAAAATACTGGAAGACGGTTATGCAAAATCAAGCAGTCAAGGCGCCGGACTTCCAGGTGTAAAGCGATTGATGGATTCAATACAAATCAACTCGGAAATCGGTAAAGGAACTGTCATCAGGATTGAAAAGTGGGTGAAATAG
- a CDS encoding type II toxin-antitoxin system PemK/MazF family toxin, producing MIVKRGDVFFADLSPVVGSEQGGTRPVLIIQNDIGNRFSPTVIIAAITAQIQKAKLPTHVEIDAKKYGFERDSVILLEQLRTIDKSRLTDRITHLDDELMEKVDVALEISLGLIKF from the coding sequence TTGATTGTTAAACGTGGGGACGTTTTCTTTGCAGATCTGTCACCTGTCGTTGGTTCTGAACAAGGTGGCACTAGGCCTGTCTTGATTATCCAAAATGATATTGGTAATCGATTCAGTCCTACTGTGATTATTGCAGCGATCACTGCGCAAATTCAAAAAGCAAAATTACCTACCCATGTCGAAATCGATGCGAAAAAGTACGGTTTCGAAAGGGATTCGGTAATTTTGCTTGAGCAATTGCGTACCATCGATAAGTCCAGATTAACAGACCGAATAACCCATTTGGATGATGAACTAATGGAAAAAGTGGATGTTGCTTTAGAAATTAGTCTAGGGTTAATAAAATTTTGA
- a CDS encoding transcriptional regulator, with product MYAKRVNDAKEITVALPHEMMKFCGVENENNEVIVYVSKRRVVACKPNQIREALIRGYVEMGQINLSISSECLHAEYEAEHTVERLVSGG from the coding sequence GTGTACGCAAAGAGAGTGAATGATGCAAAGGAAATTACGGTGGCTCTTCCTCACGAAATGATGAAATTTTGCGGTGTGGAGAACGAAAACAATGAGGTAATTGTTTACGTTTCTAAACGCAGAGTGGTTGCATGTAAACCAAATCAAATACGGGAGGCTTTAATCAGAGGGTATGTAGAAATGGGACAAATTAATTTGTCGATTTCAAGCGAATGTCTACATGCCGAGTATGAAGCAGAGCATACAGTGGAGCGTCTCGTAAGCGGGGGATGA
- the alr gene encoding alanine racemase: MRNNKHFRPTKAIIDLDAIKYNVLQLKKHIQPNVKIIAVVKANAYGHGDVEVAKAALEAGASMLAVATPEEALHVRKHLPTVDILVLGYSPVSFAEYAANENITLTVYSSDWVEEAKKSCNKPLKLHIKVDTGMHRIGVTSEKELRSLYEKIQSAEQFILDGIFTHFATADEEDDSYFQKQANRFEQFLKALPEKPRLVHVANTATALIKDARLQYDAVRFGISMYGLAPSEFVKSKLPYPLKPAFSLETELVAVKQIGPGESVGYGATFTAEQPTYIGTLPIGYADGLIRKYSGQDVLIDGKRVPIVGRICMDQCMIALPAAYNIGEKVVLIGKQKNEEITIDEWAAKVDTINYEVPCIITSRVPRIYYKN, translated from the coding sequence ATGCGTAACAATAAGCACTTCCGTCCAACAAAAGCTATCATCGATTTAGATGCAATCAAATATAATGTTTTACAATTAAAAAAACATATCCAACCTAATGTGAAAATTATTGCAGTTGTGAAGGCAAATGCTTATGGACATGGTGATGTGGAAGTGGCGAAAGCAGCCCTTGAAGCGGGGGCAAGCATGCTCGCAGTGGCCACTCCCGAAGAAGCGCTTCATGTTCGTAAGCATTTACCCACTGTTGATATATTGGTATTAGGATATTCGCCTGTTTCATTTGCCGAATATGCGGCAAATGAAAATATTACATTGACGGTTTATTCTTCCGATTGGGTTGAAGAGGCCAAAAAAAGTTGCAATAAACCATTAAAATTACATATTAAAGTCGATACCGGAATGCATAGGATCGGCGTAACATCAGAAAAAGAATTGCGCTCACTGTATGAAAAGATACAATCTGCCGAACAATTTATTTTGGATGGGATTTTTACCCATTTTGCGACTGCTGATGAAGAGGATGATTCCTACTTCCAAAAACAAGCCAACCGATTTGAACAATTCCTGAAAGCATTGCCGGAAAAGCCGAGACTTGTGCATGTTGCGAACACGGCAACCGCTTTAATCAAGGATGCACGTTTACAATATGATGCAGTACGTTTCGGCATATCCATGTATGGCTTGGCACCTTCCGAATTTGTCAAATCCAAATTGCCTTATCCGTTGAAACCGGCCTTTTCTTTGGAAACGGAATTAGTTGCCGTTAAACAAATCGGGCCTGGTGAGTCAGTTGGCTACGGTGCCACTTTTACCGCAGAACAACCAACTTATATCGGTACATTGCCGATCGGTTATGCAGACGGATTAATTCGTAAATATAGCGGACAGGATGTTTTGATCGATGGGAAAAGAGTTCCCATTGTGGGAAGAATTTGTATGGATCAATGTATGATTGCATTACCTGCTGCATATAATATTGGTGAAAAAGTCGTTTTAATAGGAAAACAAAAAAACGAAGAAATTACAATTGATGAGTGGGCTGCCAAAGTAGACACTATAAACTACGAAGTTCCTTGCATCATCACTTCTAGAGTACCCAGAATTTACTACAAAAATTAA
- a CDS encoding outer membrane lipoprotein carrier protein LolA, with the protein MRQKLTIFIVLLLSVIVLGACGKDSKEEVLEKLHEKWAEGKGYELDATMEIKTGSEPRVYDVNVWHTRPDFYRVQVSQKDEDVTQMIIRNKEGVFVVTPSLKKTYKFQSEWPKQNSQPYLIGALAEDLLADKNVAMEETDDSYIFTAATRNNHKSIMPTQKVTVDKKTLLPKSVSILNEAEEEQMLITFKKIDLGVQHKEKEYAVEQFTKDEENVATEEKESADFQTYYPVLAWDNTTLVDEKRIEGEDGVERVILTFEGDKSFTLVQEPIEIGESATIPVFQPGELLDLGFTIGAITDHSISFEKDGISFFIASNDLTQEEMIEVAASITAGSLK; encoded by the coding sequence TTGAGACAGAAGTTAACGATATTTATTGTTTTGCTGTTAAGTGTCATCGTACTTGGTGCTTGCGGTAAAGATTCAAAGGAAGAAGTTTTGGAGAAGTTGCATGAAAAATGGGCTGAAGGGAAAGGCTATGAACTGGATGCGACGATGGAAATCAAAACGGGAAGCGAACCGAGAGTGTATGATGTCAATGTATGGCATACACGGCCGGATTTCTATCGCGTTCAAGTTTCACAAAAAGATGAAGATGTAACGCAGATGATCATCCGCAATAAAGAAGGAGTATTCGTAGTCACGCCTTCGCTCAAGAAAACGTACAAGTTCCAAAGCGAGTGGCCGAAACAAAATAGCCAGCCGTATTTAATCGGAGCGTTGGCCGAGGATTTGTTGGCGGATAAAAATGTGGCGATGGAAGAAACGGATGACAGCTACATTTTTACAGCGGCAACGAGAAACAACCATAAGAGCATCATGCCGACACAAAAGGTGACTGTAGATAAGAAAACGCTGTTGCCGAAATCCGTTTCGATCCTGAACGAAGCTGAAGAGGAGCAAATGCTCATCACCTTCAAAAAGATTGATTTAGGCGTCCAACATAAGGAAAAAGAATATGCAGTTGAGCAATTTACAAAAGATGAAGAAAATGTGGCAACTGAAGAAAAGGAAAGCGCCGATTTCCAAACATATTATCCGGTGCTTGCTTGGGACAACACGACTTTAGTGGATGAAAAAAGAATCGAAGGCGAAGATGGAGTCGAACGGGTGATTTTAACATTTGAAGGGGATAAATCCTTCACATTGGTACAAGAACCGATTGAAATAGGTGAATCCGCAACGATTCCGGTATTCCAACCAGGGGAATTACTGGATTTGGGCTTTACAATCGGAGCTATTACGGATCATTCCATCAGCTTCGAAAAGGATGGCATTTCCTTCTTCATTGCATCCAATGACTTAACGCAAGAAGAAATGATAGAAGTGGCAGCTTCCATTACGGCAGGCAGTCTGAAATAG
- the acpS gene encoding holo-ACP synthase, with product MIKGIGLDIVEIERIKELMNRTDKFHKRILSERELDIFNHLSEKRKYEFLAGRFAAKEAFSKANGTGIREGCEFHQIEILNDELGKPVLYFHGQAVNGFVSITHSRDYAAAQVIIMSS from the coding sequence ATGATAAAAGGAATAGGTTTGGACATAGTGGAGATTGAACGGATCAAGGAGCTGATGAATCGGACTGATAAATTTCATAAGCGCATTTTATCGGAGCGGGAGTTGGATATTTTTAATCATCTTTCTGAAAAAAGAAAATATGAATTTTTAGCAGGGAGATTTGCAGCAAAGGAAGCTTTCTCAAAAGCCAATGGCACTGGAATAAGGGAGGGATGCGAATTTCATCAGATTGAAATCTTAAATGATGAACTGGGAAAACCGGTACTTTACTTTCATGGCCAAGCAGTCAATGGTTTTGTCAGCATCACCCATTCAAGGGATTATGCTGCGGCACAAGTGATCATTATGAGTTCATGA
- a CDS encoding rhomboid family intramembrane serine protease, which yields MFVRTENFRQYIKYYPVVATIIALNLIIYILTMIPVIGDTIFYMGMSVNWLIAEGEWWRVITSTFLHAGFFHILFNMFSLFLFGPELERIAGKLRFITIYLFSGIFGNVATFIFQSGEYASVGASGSIYGIFGAYAALVYYTRNTMPQLKQIIMPIIIIGLIMTFLQPNINIYAHIGGLITGFLLGLAYFSPKNILRWRMK from the coding sequence ATGTTTGTTCGTACAGAAAATTTCAGGCAATATATCAAATATTATCCGGTTGTTGCAACGATTATTGCGCTAAATCTTATCATTTATATACTAACAATGATTCCTGTTATTGGTGATACGATATTTTACATGGGAATGAGCGTCAATTGGTTGATTGCTGAAGGCGAGTGGTGGCGGGTCATCACTTCCACATTCTTGCACGCAGGGTTTTTCCACATATTGTTTAATATGTTTTCGTTGTTTTTATTCGGGCCAGAATTGGAGAGAATTGCAGGGAAACTGCGTTTTATCACCATTTATTTGTTTTCGGGAATATTCGGTAACGTTGCGACATTCATTTTTCAATCCGGGGAATATGCAAGTGTGGGGGCCAGTGGTTCGATTTATGGCATTTTCGGAGCTTATGCAGCACTTGTCTACTATACCAGAAACACAATGCCTCAACTGAAACAAATCATTATGCCGATCATTATTATTGGGTTGATTATGACCTTTTTACAGCCAAATATTAACATTTACGCCCACATTGGTGGATTGATTACCGGATTCTTGTTGGGACTTGCTTACTTCTCACCAAAAAATATATTACGTTGGCGCATGAAATAA